In Engraulis encrasicolus isolate BLACKSEA-1 chromosome 15, IST_EnEncr_1.0, whole genome shotgun sequence, the following proteins share a genomic window:
- the LOC134464750 gene encoding uncharacterized protein LOC134464750 has protein sequence MFQAMRLQNISYSAFRRHANRFLEPAVIHSWHQLQDTEVESLRHKKVKLGGDMRADSPGHCAKYGTYSLMNLETNSIIDLQLVQSNEVGGSHNMEKEGLTRGLQLLESKGVAVDYIVTDRHPQIQKFLRDRKITHYYDVWHLEKGLSKKVAKAAKEKDCEVVKKWQRGISNHVYWCATSSSSGAEKLAKWKSVMNHMQNKHEHDNPIFPKCLHPDRNSTDRKKWFKTRYQSHTEDGEDSC, from the exons ATGTTTCAAGCCATGCGCCTCCAAAACATCAGTTACTCAGCATTCCGGAGGCATGCAAACCGTTTCCTTGAGCCGGCAGTGATTCACTCATGGCACCAGCTTCAAGACACTGAAGTGGAGTCTCTGAGGCACAAAAAAGTCAAGCTTGGCGGGGACATGAGGGCAGATTCACCTG GACACTGTGCCAAGTATGGAACTTACAGTCTTATGAATCTGGAGACCAACAGCATCATTGACCTTCAACTAGTACAG AGCAATGAAGTCGGTGGGAGCCACAATATGGAGAAAGAGGGACTCACAAGAGGACTGCAGCTGTTGGAGTCGAAGGGTGTGGCTGTGGACTACATTGTCACAGACCGTCACCCCCAGATCCAGAAGTTCCTCAGAGACCGCAAGATAACCCATTATTATGATGTGTGGCATTTGGAGAAAG GTCTGTCCAAGAAGGTGGCAAAAGCAGCTAAAGAGAAGGACTGTGAGGTGGTGAAGAAGTGGCAACGAGGGATCAGCAACCACGTGTACTGGTGTgcaacatcctcctcctctggggCCGAAAAACTTGCCAAGTGGAAATCTGTGATGAACCATATGCAAAACAAACACGAGCACGACAACCCGATCTTCCCGAAATGCCTCCACCCTGACCGCAATAGCACAGACCGCAAGAAGTGGTTTAAAACCAG GTACCAAAGCCATACAGAGGATGGAGAAGATTCTTGTTAA
- the LOC134463763 gene encoding P2X purinoceptor 7-like, whose protein sequence is MSSEIQPYIYDPESEDDGEVEEEPIPHRLTMNVSEWCSCDNCERMPLEEENICCREIPQVMTRLTDTITPVACMSQHPGLEPVCLNIYALQKALNDFRTDHGSLRVRGYQRRCRHLAYRCFVSWCWGWLGRKVRVVIPACVVRRIRQEFPDTEGQYVGFRAALD, encoded by the exons ATGTCTTCAGAGATACAGCCATATATATATGATCCTGAGTCAGAGgacgatggagaggtggaggaggaaccgATTCCTCATCGTTTGACGATGAACGTTTCGGAATG GTGTTCATGCGACAATTGTGAAAGAATGCCGCTTGAGGAGGAGAACATTTGCTGCCGTGAGATTCCCCAG GTAATGACAAGACTGACCGATACCATCACCCCTGTTGCCTGCATGAGCCAACACCCTGGACTGGAACCTGTGTGCCTAAATATATATGCACTGCAGAAAGCCCTCAATGACTTCCGGACAGACCACGGAAGCCTGCGAGTGAGAGGCTACCAAAG ACGATGCCGGCATCTGGCCTACAGATGCTTCGTCAGTTGGTGCTGGGGCTGGCTGGGGAGAAAAGTCCGCGTTGTCATCCCGGCATGTGTCGTTCGGCGCATCAGACAGGAGTTTCCGGACACGGAGGGCCAGTATGTAGGCTTCAGGGCTGCCCTTGATTGA